A window of the Dickeya dianthicola NCPPB 453 genome harbors these coding sequences:
- the pqiA gene encoding membrane integrity-associated transporter subunit PqiA, protein MCVHHHHYDRHMLCPHCDLLVELPTLQDGQRAVCPRCKTVLSSRQREPRWRPASFAFSALIMLLLSMLFPFVSMSVAGIRSEITLLEIPRVMVAENYASMATLFLLFSQLVPACSMAVILLLCLRVPLPDAVRRLFTKMLFQLKSWGMAEIFLAGVLVSFVKLMSYGDIGIGASFVPYIAFCLLQLLAFQSLDRRWLWDDVAPSPPMPAGLETGRSGLEQGARACTCCSAILPADEVRCPRCHTHGHARRRHSLQWTLALLLTSVLLYVPANLMPIMVTEALGHSITSTIMSGVILLWDSGSWPVALVIFIASIMVPTLKMLAMGWLCWCAQGSRRYDTERLHRVYEVVEFVGRWSMIDVFVIAVLSAMVRMGRLMSIYPAIGAVLFATVVILTMIAAMTFDPRLLWDRHHVQGEERSVDEN, encoded by the coding sequence ATGTGTGTTCATCACCACCACTATGACCGGCATATGCTGTGTCCGCACTGTGACTTGCTGGTGGAATTGCCGACATTGCAGGATGGGCAGCGGGCGGTGTGTCCGCGTTGCAAAACCGTGTTGTCCAGCCGTCAGCGTGAGCCGCGGTGGCGGCCAGCCAGCTTTGCGTTTAGCGCGCTGATCATGCTGCTGCTGTCGATGCTGTTTCCCTTTGTCTCGATGAGCGTCGCCGGTATTCGTAGCGAAATCACCCTGCTGGAAATCCCGCGGGTGATGGTGGCGGAAAACTACGCCAGCATGGCGACGCTGTTTCTGCTGTTTTCTCAACTGGTGCCGGCCTGTTCAATGGCGGTGATTCTGCTGCTGTGCCTGCGCGTGCCGCTGCCTGATGCGGTGCGGCGTCTGTTCACCAAAATGCTGTTCCAACTGAAAAGCTGGGGCATGGCGGAGATCTTTCTGGCGGGTGTGCTGGTCAGTTTTGTAAAACTGATGTCGTATGGCGATATCGGTATTGGCGCCAGTTTCGTGCCTTATATCGCATTTTGCCTGTTGCAGTTGCTGGCGTTCCAGAGCCTCGACCGCCGCTGGTTGTGGGATGACGTCGCGCCGTCGCCGCCGATGCCGGCAGGGCTGGAAACCGGGCGCAGCGGGCTGGAGCAAGGCGCACGCGCCTGCACCTGCTGCAGTGCGATTCTGCCCGCCGATGAGGTCCGCTGCCCGCGCTGCCATACGCATGGGCATGCCCGGCGGCGTCACAGCCTGCAATGGACGCTGGCGCTGCTGCTGACATCGGTGCTGCTGTACGTGCCCGCCAACCTGATGCCGATTATGGTCACCGAAGCTCTGGGTCATAGTATCACTTCGACTATCATGTCCGGCGTGATCCTGCTGTGGGATTCCGGTTCGTGGCCGGTGGCGCTGGTGATTTTCATCGCCAGCATTATGGTGCCGACGCTGAAAATGCTGGCGATGGGCTGGCTGTGCTGGTGTGCGCAGGGCTCGCGCCGTTACGATACCGAGCGGCTGCATCGGGTGTATGAGGTCGTGGAGTTTGTCGGGCGCTGGTCCATGATTGATGTCTTTGTCATCGCCGTGTTGTCGGCGATGGTGCGTATGGGCCGACTGATGAGCATTTATCCGGCCATCGGCGCGGTGTTGTTTGCCACCGTGGTCATACTGACCATGATTGCTGCGATGACCTTTGATCCCCGCCTGCTGTGGGATCGGCATCACGTGCAAGGAGAGGAGCGTTCCGTTGACGAAAACTAA
- a CDS encoding ABC transporter ATP-binding protein, whose amino-acid sequence MSLISLSGAWLSFSDAPLLDNTELHIEDNERVCLVGRNGAGKSTLLKILAKEIPLDDGRLVYEQDLIVARLQQDPPRDVAGTVFDFVAEGVATQAEYLKAYHVALRLVGEDPSEKNLNQLAKVQDVLDHQGLWKLEDRINEVLEQLGLSADTPLSALSGGWLRKAALGRALVSAPRVLLLDEPTNHLDIDTIDWLEGFLKTFSGSIVFISHDRSFIRTMATRIVDLDRGKLVSWPGDYDQYLLGKEEALRVEELQNAEFDRKLAQEEVWIRQGIKARRTRNEGRVRALKAMRQERAERREVMGSAKMQVEEAARSGKVVFELEDVHYQVDGKTLVSGFSAQAQRGDKIALVGPNGCGKTTLLKLMLGQLAPTSGRIHCGTKLEVAYFDQHRAELDPERTVMDNLAEGKQEVMVNGRSRHVLGYLQDFLFHPKRAMTPVKALSGGERNRLLLARLFLKPSNLLILDEPTNDLDVETLELLEELLESYQGTVLLVSHDRQFVDNSVTECWIFEGNGQISRYVGGYFDAQQQRASAAPLRTSLPVKSAPAKENHDSDKVQSAPAAQPAKRGGGKLSYNQQRELEQLPQRIEVLEAEIENLQQQMSDPAFFSLPHDETQPVLTALAEAEQQLETCFERWETLEAQKNG is encoded by the coding sequence ATGTCATTGATTAGCTTATCCGGCGCCTGGCTGTCGTTCAGCGATGCGCCGCTGTTGGACAACACCGAACTGCATATTGAAGACAACGAGCGCGTATGTCTGGTCGGGCGTAACGGCGCCGGCAAATCCACGTTGCTGAAAATTCTGGCGAAGGAAATACCGCTGGATGACGGCCGACTGGTGTACGAGCAGGACCTGATTGTCGCGCGTTTGCAGCAGGACCCGCCGCGCGATGTGGCCGGCACAGTGTTCGATTTCGTGGCCGAAGGCGTGGCGACGCAGGCCGAGTACCTGAAAGCCTACCATGTCGCGTTGCGGCTGGTGGGGGAAGACCCCAGCGAGAAAAACCTGAACCAACTGGCAAAGGTTCAGGACGTGCTGGACCATCAGGGGCTGTGGAAGCTGGAAGACCGCATCAACGAGGTGCTGGAGCAACTGGGGTTATCGGCGGACACCCCGCTGTCGGCGCTGTCCGGCGGCTGGCTGCGTAAAGCGGCGCTGGGGCGTGCGCTGGTCAGCGCGCCGCGGGTGTTGTTGCTGGATGAACCCACCAACCACCTGGATATTGACACCATCGACTGGCTGGAAGGTTTCCTCAAGACGTTTTCCGGCAGCATCGTGTTCATTTCCCACGACCGTTCGTTTATCCGCACTATGGCGACCCGCATTGTCGATCTGGATCGCGGTAAGCTGGTGTCCTGGCCTGGCGATTACGACCAGTATCTGCTGGGTAAAGAAGAAGCGCTGCGGGTGGAAGAACTGCAAAATGCCGAATTCGACCGCAAGCTGGCGCAGGAAGAGGTGTGGATCCGTCAGGGCATCAAGGCCCGCCGCACTCGCAACGAAGGCCGCGTGCGGGCGCTTAAGGCGATGCGTCAGGAACGCGCCGAACGCCGCGAAGTGATGGGCAGCGCCAAAATGCAGGTGGAAGAGGCGGCTCGCTCCGGCAAGGTAGTCTTTGAACTGGAAGACGTTCATTATCAGGTGGATGGCAAGACGCTGGTATCCGGTTTCTCCGCTCAGGCGCAGCGCGGCGATAAAATTGCGCTGGTCGGGCCGAACGGCTGCGGCAAGACCACGCTGCTGAAACTGATGCTGGGGCAACTGGCGCCGACGTCAGGACGCATTCACTGCGGCACCAAACTGGAAGTGGCGTATTTCGATCAACATCGCGCCGAGTTGGATCCGGAAAGAACGGTGATGGATAACCTTGCCGAAGGCAAGCAAGAGGTGATGGTCAACGGCCGTTCGCGCCATGTGTTGGGCTATCTGCAAGACTTCCTGTTTCACCCCAAACGCGCCATGACGCCGGTAAAAGCGCTGTCCGGCGGGGAGCGCAACCGTCTGCTGCTGGCTCGGTTGTTCCTGAAACCCAGCAACCTGCTGATTCTCGACGAACCTACCAACGATCTGGACGTGGAAACGCTGGAACTGCTGGAAGAGTTGCTGGAAAGTTATCAGGGCACGGTGCTGCTGGTGAGCCATGACCGTCAGTTCGTTGATAACTCGGTGACCGAGTGCTGGATTTTTGAAGGGAATGGTCAGATTAGCCGCTATGTCGGCGGCTATTTTGATGCCCAGCAACAGCGTGCGTCCGCTGCGCCGTTGCGCACGTCCTTACCGGTAAAAAGCGCGCCGGCGAAAGAAAACCACGACAGTGATAAGGTGCAGAGTGCGCCGGCCGCACAGCCAGCTAAACGCGGTGGCGGCAAGCTCAGTTATAACCAGCAGCGTGAACTGGAACAGTTGCCGCAACGTATTGAAGTCCTTGAGGCGGAGATCGAAAACCTGCAACAGCAGATGAGCGATCCGGCGTTCTTTTCCCTGCCGCATGATGAAACCCAGCCGGTGCTGACGGCGCTGGCCGAAGCGGAACAGCAGTTGGAAACCTGCTTTGAACGTTGGGAAACGCTCGAAGCGCAAAAGAATGGCTAA
- the rlmKL gene encoding bifunctional 23S rRNA (guanine(2069)-N(7))-methyltransferase RlmK/23S rRNA (guanine(2445)-N(2))-methyltransferase RlmL — protein sequence MNSLFASTARGLEELLKSELEALGAQQCTVVQGGVHFQGEDRLLYQSLMWSRLASRILLPLNEFKVYSDLDLYLGVQAVDWSAVFSVNHTFAVHFTGTNDEIRNSQYGALKVKDAIVDSFSRKTGQRPDVARQQPDIRINVFLQREKASVALDLSGESLHLRGYRDMAGQAPLKESLAAAIVLRSGWEVGTPMVDPMCGSGTLLIEAAMMAADRAPGLHRQHWGFLAWQKHNPTLWKSVITEAQERAQAGLQATPSRFFGSDVDRRMVEIASSNARRAGVSSLIRFEAADATQLKNPLPQGPTGTVVSNPPYGERLESEPALIALHNLLGRKMKSEFGGWKLSLFSASPELLSCLQLRADRQFKAKNGPLECVQKNYQLAEKENGAENAAATFAEDFANRLRKNLRKLEKWAAQQGIECYRLYDADLPEYNVAVDRYGERVVIQEYAPPKSIDAQKARQRLFDVINATLSVLALPASHLVLKTRERQKGNSQYEKLGEKGEFLQVSEFNAKLWVNLTDYLDTGLFLDHRIARRMLGEMSNGKDFLNLFAYTASASVHAGLGGARSTTTVDMSRTYLEWAEKNLRLNGLTGRQHRLIHADCLAWMRETREQFDLIFIDPPTFSNSKRMDESFDVQRDHLMLMAQLKRLLRPRGTILFSNNKRGFQMDLAGLAALGLEAKEITGQTLSQDFARNRQIHNCWLLKHAGEEK from the coding sequence ATGAACTCTCTGTTTGCCAGCACGGCGCGTGGTCTGGAAGAATTGTTGAAAAGTGAACTTGAAGCGCTGGGCGCGCAGCAGTGTACGGTGGTACAAGGCGGAGTGCATTTTCAGGGAGAGGATCGGCTGTTGTACCAGAGCCTGATGTGGAGCCGGCTGGCGTCGCGTATCCTGCTGCCGCTCAACGAGTTTAAGGTCTACAGCGATCTGGACCTGTATCTGGGCGTGCAGGCGGTGGACTGGAGCGCGGTGTTTAGCGTCAACCACACCTTTGCGGTGCATTTTACCGGCACCAATGACGAGATTCGCAACAGCCAGTACGGTGCGCTCAAGGTTAAAGACGCCATTGTGGACAGCTTTAGCCGCAAGACCGGCCAGCGCCCGGACGTCGCCCGCCAGCAGCCCGACATCCGCATTAATGTGTTTTTGCAACGCGAGAAGGCCAGCGTGGCGCTGGATCTGAGCGGCGAGAGTCTGCACCTGCGCGGCTATCGCGACATGGCCGGGCAGGCGCCGCTGAAGGAGAGCCTGGCGGCGGCGATCGTGTTGCGGTCCGGCTGGGAAGTCGGCACGCCGATGGTGGACCCGATGTGCGGCTCCGGCACGCTGCTGATTGAAGCGGCGATGATGGCGGCGGATCGCGCGCCCGGTTTGCACCGTCAGCACTGGGGTTTTCTGGCCTGGCAGAAACACAATCCGACGCTGTGGAAAAGCGTCATCACCGAGGCGCAGGAGCGCGCTCAGGCTGGTCTGCAAGCCACGCCTTCCCGCTTCTTTGGTTCCGACGTCGACCGCCGCATGGTGGAGATCGCCAGCAGCAACGCGCGCCGCGCCGGGGTCAGTTCCCTGATTCGGTTTGAAGCCGCCGACGCCACTCAACTGAAAAATCCGCTGCCGCAGGGGCCGACGGGGACGGTGGTCAGCAACCCGCCTTACGGCGAGCGACTGGAAAGCGAGCCGGCGCTGATTGCGTTGCATAATCTGCTCGGGCGCAAAATGAAAAGCGAGTTCGGCGGCTGGAAGCTGTCGCTGTTTAGCGCCTCGCCGGAACTGCTCAGTTGCCTGCAATTGCGGGCCGATCGCCAGTTCAAGGCCAAGAATGGCCCGCTGGAGTGCGTGCAGAAGAATTATCAACTGGCGGAAAAGGAAAACGGCGCGGAGAACGCGGCCGCGACATTCGCCGAGGATTTCGCCAACCGTCTGCGTAAAAACCTGCGCAAGCTGGAGAAATGGGCCGCGCAGCAGGGTATCGAATGTTATCGCCTGTATGACGCCGACCTGCCGGAATACAACGTGGCGGTGGACCGTTACGGCGAGCGGGTGGTGATTCAGGAGTATGCGCCGCCGAAAAGCATCGATGCCCAGAAAGCCCGCCAGCGGTTGTTTGATGTGATCAACGCTACCCTGAGCGTGCTGGCGTTGCCCGCCAGCCATCTGGTGCTGAAAACCCGCGAACGTCAGAAGGGCAACAGCCAATACGAAAAACTGGGCGAGAAAGGCGAGTTTTTGCAGGTATCGGAGTTCAACGCCAAACTGTGGGTCAACCTGACCGACTATCTGGACACCGGGCTGTTTCTTGATCACCGCATCGCCCGCCGTATGCTGGGCGAGATGAGCAACGGCAAGGATTTCCTCAACCTGTTCGCCTACACCGCCAGCGCCAGCGTACACGCCGGGCTGGGCGGCGCGCGTTCCACCACCACGGTGGACATGTCACGCACGTATCTGGAATGGGCGGAGAAAAACCTGCGCCTCAATGGCCTGACCGGCCGTCAGCACCGGCTGATTCACGCCGATTGTCTGGCGTGGATGCGGGAAACCCGCGAACAGTTTGACCTGATTTTTATCGATCCGCCGACTTTCTCCAACTCCAAACGGATGGACGAGTCGTTCGATGTACAGCGTGACCACCTGATGCTGATGGCCCAGCTCAAACGACTGCTGCGCCCCCGCGGCACCATCCTATTTTCCAACAACAAACGCGGATTCCAGATGGATTTGGCCGGACTGGCCGCGCTGGGACTGGAGGCGAAGGAAATTACCGGACAGACATTGTCGCAGGATTTCGCCCGTAACCGTCAGATTCACAACTGCTGGCTGCTGAAACACGCCGGCGAGGAAAAATAA
- a CDS encoding YcbX family protein, protein MIVLSRLFVHPVKSMRGIQLSQAMTSASGLAFDRLFMITEPNGTFITARQFPQLVLFTPALTHDGVFLSAPDGRTCLVRVDDFAPATAPTEVWGNHFQARIAPEAVNRWLSDYLQRPVQLRWQGPELSRRVKRHPDIPLGFADGYPFLLINDASFDDLRRRCSAGILIEQFRPNLTVSGAEAYAEDSWQTLRVGEVVFDVAKPCSRCVLTTVSIERGRKHPSGEPLATLQQYRTAENGDVDFGINLIARNSGIIRAGDRVEILAAKPPRPYGAGVVTESLTPQASAVKAVQIAYQGQRFTGNNQQILLEQLEQQGIRVPYSCRAGLCGCCRLTLTDGEVSPLKAGARGEDRTILACSCIPAGDIQLA, encoded by the coding sequence GTGATCGTGTTAAGTCGGCTTTTTGTTCACCCGGTCAAATCCATGCGCGGCATCCAGTTGTCGCAGGCGATGACCAGCGCCAGCGGACTGGCGTTTGACCGCCTCTTCATGATCACCGAACCCAATGGCACCTTCATTACCGCCCGCCAGTTTCCGCAACTGGTGCTGTTCACCCCGGCGTTGACCCACGATGGTGTGTTCCTGTCCGCGCCCGACGGCCGCACCTGTCTGGTGCGCGTTGACGATTTCGCCCCCGCGACCGCGCCAACCGAAGTCTGGGGCAACCATTTTCAGGCCCGAATCGCGCCGGAAGCGGTCAACCGCTGGTTGAGCGATTATCTGCAACGTCCGGTGCAACTGCGCTGGCAAGGGCCGGAGCTGTCGCGCCGCGTTAAACGCCATCCGGACATCCCGCTAGGGTTTGCCGACGGCTACCCTTTTCTGCTGATCAACGACGCCTCGTTTGACGATCTGCGTCGCCGTTGCAGCGCAGGCATCCTTATTGAGCAGTTTCGCCCCAATCTTACCGTCAGCGGCGCCGAGGCTTACGCCGAAGACAGTTGGCAGACTTTGCGGGTCGGCGAGGTGGTGTTCGATGTGGCCAAACCCTGCAGCCGCTGCGTCCTGACTACGGTGAGCATCGAGCGCGGGCGCAAACACCCATCAGGCGAACCGCTGGCGACGTTACAGCAATACCGCACGGCGGAAAACGGCGATGTGGATTTCGGCATCAATCTGATCGCCCGCAACAGCGGCATTATTCGCGCTGGCGACCGCGTCGAAATTCTGGCCGCCAAACCGCCGCGGCCCTATGGCGCGGGCGTCGTCACTGAGAGTTTGACGCCGCAAGCCAGCGCCGTCAAAGCGGTGCAGATTGCCTATCAGGGCCAGCGTTTTACCGGCAACAACCAGCAAATCCTGCTGGAACAGCTGGAACAACAAGGAATTCGCGTTCCCTACTCTTGCCGGGCCGGGTTATGCGGTTGCTGTCGACTGACGCTGACCGATGGCGAGGTGTCGCCGCTGAAAGCCGGCGCGCGGGGCGAAGACCGGACGATTCTGGCGTGCAGTTGCATTCCGGCGGGAGATATTCAGCTAGCCTGA
- a CDS encoding cell division protein ZapC, which translates to MKLIPDDSWRWYFDTEQARLMLDLANGVVFRSRFSSSMLTPDAFTPSVFCVEDAALFFTYQEKCQALALPAEARAELVLNALVANRFLKPMMPKSWHFAAQGEAHSSPQTGDQVNVQLNERPEAANFMVVEAGDNASLCVLAQGQLALSGKTMQLGDAIKIMHDRLRTVADKGDETSPHYAFAG; encoded by the coding sequence ATGAAATTAATCCCTGACGATAGCTGGCGCTGGTATTTCGATACCGAACAGGCGCGCCTGATGCTCGATTTGGCCAACGGCGTGGTATTCCGTTCCCGTTTTTCTTCCTCCATGCTGACGCCGGATGCCTTTACGCCGAGCGTGTTCTGCGTGGAGGATGCCGCGCTGTTTTTCACCTATCAGGAGAAATGTCAGGCGCTGGCGTTGCCTGCCGAAGCCCGAGCTGAACTGGTGCTGAATGCGCTGGTGGCTAACCGTTTCCTGAAACCGATGATGCCGAAAAGCTGGCACTTTGCGGCTCAGGGCGAGGCGCATTCATCACCGCAAACCGGCGATCAGGTTAACGTGCAGTTGAATGAGCGCCCGGAGGCGGCAAACTTCATGGTGGTGGAGGCCGGGGATAACGCCAGCCTGTGCGTGCTGGCGCAAGGGCAACTGGCGCTCAGCGGCAAGACCATGCAACTGGGCGACGCCATCAAAATCATGCATGACCGGCTGCGTACTGTTGCGGACAAGGGCGACGAAACATCGCCGCATTATGCTTTCGCCGGCTAA
- the pyrD gene encoding quinone-dependent dihydroorotate dehydrogenase, whose amino-acid sequence MYPLIRKALFQLDPEQAHEFTLHQLRRITHTPFEWLVHQSVPTKPVTCMGLSFRNPLGLAAGLDKDGECIDALGAMGFGFIEVGTVTPRPQPGNDKPRLFRVVEAEGLINRMGFNNLGVDNLVENVKQSRFGGVLGINIGKNKDTPVEQGKDDYLMCMDKVYAHAGYIAINISSPNTPGLRTLQYGDALDDLLQAVKNKQTELHTRHQKYVPVAVKIAPDLCEEELIQIADSLARHNIDGVIATNTTLDRQLIQGLNHCGQTGGLSGRPLQLRSTEVIRRLSQELQGRLPIIGVGGIDSVVAAREKLAAGATLIQVYSGFIYRGPRLIKDIVTHI is encoded by the coding sequence ATGTATCCTCTCATTCGTAAAGCGTTATTCCAGCTCGACCCTGAACAGGCGCACGAGTTTACTCTGCATCAGTTGCGCCGCATTACCCACACCCCGTTTGAATGGCTGGTTCATCAGTCGGTTCCCACCAAGCCGGTGACCTGCATGGGGCTGTCGTTCCGTAATCCGCTGGGGCTGGCTGCCGGGCTGGATAAGGACGGCGAGTGCATCGATGCGCTCGGCGCTATGGGGTTCGGTTTTATTGAAGTGGGCACCGTGACGCCGCGCCCGCAGCCGGGCAATGACAAGCCGCGTTTGTTCCGGGTGGTGGAGGCCGAAGGGCTGATCAACCGCATGGGCTTCAACAATCTCGGGGTGGATAATCTGGTGGAGAATGTCAAACAGTCGCGTTTTGGCGGTGTGCTTGGCATTAATATCGGCAAAAATAAAGACACGCCGGTGGAACAGGGAAAAGACGATTATCTGATGTGTATGGATAAGGTCTATGCTCATGCCGGTTATATTGCCATCAATATTTCTTCTCCCAATACACCGGGATTACGGACGCTGCAATATGGCGACGCGCTGGATGATTTGTTACAGGCTGTAAAAAATAAACAGACTGAGCTGCATACCCGCCATCAAAAATATGTGCCGGTCGCGGTAAAAATTGCGCCGGATCTTTGTGAAGAAGAATTGATCCAAATTGCCGACAGTCTGGCGCGCCATAATATTGACGGCGTGATCGCCACCAATACCACGTTGGACAGGCAATTGATTCAGGGATTGAATCATTGCGGGCAAACCGGCGGATTAAGCGGGCGTCCGTTGCAGTTGCGCAGCACCGAGGTTATTCGCCGTCTGTCGCAGGAATTGCAGGGCCGGTTGCCGATTATCGGCGTAGGCGGAATTGATTCGGTGGTCGCGGCCAGAGAAAAATTAGCCGCCGGAGCGACGCTAATTCAGGTTTATAGCGGGTTTATTTATCGCGGACCGCGGCTGATTAAAGATATTGTTACCCACATCTGA
- the ssuE gene encoding NADPH-dependent FMN reductase, whose translation MRVITLAGSPRYPSRSTALLHHAGKWLEAKGAEVLPWHLHNFPPEDLLNARFDSPALQTLNEQLAGADGLLVATPIYKASFSGGLKALLDVLPERALEHKVVLPLSTAGSVAHMLAVDYSLKPVLNALKAQEILQGVFADDSQISHYDRTPVFTDALEARLQEALNIFFQALIRRQPEPFRQSA comes from the coding sequence ATGCGCGTTATCACGCTGGCAGGTAGCCCACGTTACCCTTCCCGTTCAACTGCTTTATTGCATCACGCCGGAAAATGGCTGGAAGCCAAAGGCGCTGAGGTGTTGCCGTGGCACCTGCACAACTTTCCGCCGGAAGACCTGCTCAATGCCCGTTTCGACAGCCCGGCGTTGCAAACCCTGAATGAACAACTCGCCGGCGCCGACGGCCTGTTGGTGGCCACCCCGATTTACAAAGCGTCGTTTTCCGGCGGCCTGAAAGCCCTGCTGGACGTGTTGCCGGAGCGGGCGCTGGAACACAAAGTGGTGCTGCCGCTGTCTACCGCCGGCTCCGTCGCCCACATGCTGGCGGTGGACTACAGCCTTAAACCGGTGCTGAACGCCCTGAAAGCACAGGAAATCCTGCAAGGCGTGTTTGCGGACGACAGCCAGATAAGCCACTACGATCGTACGCCTGTCTTTACCGATGCGCTGGAAGCCCGTTTGCAAGAGGCGCTGAATATCTTCTTTCAGGCGTTGATCCGCCGTCAGCCCGAACCTTTTCGTCAGAGTGCCTGA
- a CDS encoding sulfonate ABC transporter substrate-binding protein, with protein sequence MLSRIKQAALTLLFSGALGVSALAHAAGDPEQLRIGFQKGSVSLVLTKTHQLLEKQFPHTKISWIEFPAGPQMLEALNIGSIDIGSTGDIPPLFAQAAGADLVYIGVEPPKPKAEVILVRDDSPIKTVADLKGRKVAFQKGSSSHNLLLRNLQKAGLAFTDIQPAYLTPADARAAFQQGNVDAWTIWDPYYSAALLQGGVRVLADGTDLSLTGSFYLASRRYAEQHGAFLQQLLVTLTNAEALTISQRPQSVTLLANAMGLPEAVISTYFDHRPVTVIKPVDERTLQAQQHTADLFYENHLIPTRLDIASRIWHAPAAH encoded by the coding sequence ATGTTGTCCCGGATTAAACAAGCTGCCCTGACACTGCTGTTCTCTGGCGCACTCGGCGTGTCTGCCCTCGCCCACGCGGCGGGCGACCCAGAGCAGTTGCGCATCGGTTTTCAGAAAGGCTCGGTCAGCCTGGTGCTGACCAAAACCCATCAGTTGCTGGAAAAACAGTTCCCGCACACCAAAATCAGTTGGATTGAATTTCCAGCCGGGCCGCAAATGCTGGAAGCACTCAACATCGGCAGCATCGATATCGGCAGTACCGGCGATATCCCGCCACTGTTTGCTCAGGCGGCCGGTGCCGATTTGGTCTATATCGGCGTCGAACCGCCCAAGCCCAAAGCCGAGGTGATTCTGGTTCGAGACGACAGCCCCATCAAAACCGTCGCCGACCTGAAAGGCCGCAAGGTGGCATTCCAGAAAGGCTCCAGCTCTCACAACCTGCTGCTGCGCAATCTGCAAAAAGCCGGGCTGGCGTTTACCGATATCCAGCCCGCCTACCTGACGCCGGCCGACGCCCGCGCGGCCTTCCAGCAAGGCAACGTCGACGCCTGGACTATCTGGGATCCCTACTACTCCGCCGCACTGCTGCAAGGCGGCGTGCGGGTGCTGGCCGACGGTACCGACCTGAGCCTGACCGGTTCGTTTTATCTGGCGTCCCGGCGTTATGCCGAACAACACGGCGCTTTCCTGCAGCAATTGCTTGTCACGCTGACCAACGCCGAGGCGTTGACCATCAGTCAGCGTCCGCAAAGCGTGACCTTACTGGCCAACGCGATGGGGTTGCCGGAAGCGGTCATCAGCACCTATTTCGACCATCGTCCGGTGACGGTGATCAAACCGGTGGATGAACGCACGCTACAGGCGCAGCAGCACACCGCCGACCTGTTTTACGAAAACCACCTGATTCCCACTCGGCTGGACATCGCCAGCCGCATCTGGCACGCCCCGGCAGCACACTAA
- the ssuD gene encoding FMNH2-dependent alkanesulfonate monooxygenase, with protein sequence MSLNIFWFLPTHGDGHYFGKGENARPVDYGYLQQIAQAADRLGFGGVLIPTGRSCEDSWLVASSLIPVTQRLRFLVALRPGIISPTLAARQAATLDRLSNGRALFNLVTGGDPDELAAEGLFLSHAERYEASAEFTRIWRRVLEGETVDYDGKHIQVKGAKLYYPPVQQPRPPLYFGGSSDAALDLAAEQVELYLTWGEPPAQVKEKLDRVRAKAAEQGRSVRFGIRLHVVVRETNEEAWQAANRLISQLDDDTIAQAQASLKRFDSVGQQRMVALHGGRRDKLEISPNLWAGIGLVRGGAGTALVGDPQTVAQRIQEYADLGIDTFVLSGYPHLEEAYKVGELLFPHLDVAVPEVPQPQPLRSQGEIVGNEFVPLLKAAQS encoded by the coding sequence ATGAGTCTGAATATTTTCTGGTTCCTGCCCACTCATGGCGACGGGCACTACTTTGGCAAAGGCGAAAACGCCCGTCCGGTTGATTACGGTTACCTGCAACAGATAGCCCAGGCGGCGGACCGGCTGGGTTTCGGCGGCGTGCTGATCCCTACCGGCCGTTCCTGCGAAGATTCCTGGCTGGTGGCGTCGTCGCTGATCCCGGTGACCCAGCGTCTGCGTTTTCTGGTGGCGCTGCGCCCCGGCATCATCTCGCCTACGCTTGCCGCCCGTCAGGCCGCCACGCTGGACAGGCTGTCCAACGGCCGGGCGCTGTTCAATCTGGTGACCGGCGGCGACCCTGACGAACTGGCCGCCGAAGGGTTGTTCCTCAGTCATGCGGAGCGTTATGAAGCGTCCGCCGAATTTACCCGCATCTGGCGGCGGGTGCTGGAGGGTGAAACCGTCGATTACGACGGCAAACATATTCAGGTGAAAGGCGCCAAACTGTACTACCCGCCGGTGCAGCAGCCGCGCCCGCCGCTCTACTTCGGCGGCTCGTCCGATGCGGCGCTGGATCTGGCCGCCGAACAGGTAGAACTCTACCTCACCTGGGGCGAGCCGCCGGCGCAGGTGAAAGAAAAGCTGGATCGCGTACGGGCCAAAGCCGCCGAGCAAGGGCGCAGCGTACGTTTCGGCATCCGCCTGCACGTGGTCGTGCGCGAAACCAATGAAGAGGCCTGGCAAGCCGCCAACCGCCTGATCTCCCAGTTGGACGACGACACCATCGCCCAGGCGCAGGCTTCGCTGAAACGTTTTGACTCGGTGGGTCAACAACGCATGGTGGCGCTGCACGGCGGCCGCCGCGACAAGCTGGAGATCAGCCCCAATCTATGGGCCGGCATCGGTCTGGTGCGCGGCGGCGCCGGCACCGCACTGGTGGGAGACCCGCAGACCGTGGCGCAACGCATTCAGGAATACGCCGATCTGGGCATCGATACCTTTGTGCTGTCCGGCTACCCGCATCTGGAGGAAGCCTACAAAGTAGGCGAACTGCTGTTCCCGCATCTGGACGTGGCGGTGCCGGAAGTGCCGCAACCGCAGCCCCTGCGTTCGCAAGGCGAAATCGTCGGCAACGAGTTTGTCCCGCTGCTAAAAGCGGCGCAGAGCTGA